One Poecilia reticulata strain Guanapo linkage group LG19, Guppy_female_1.0+MT, whole genome shotgun sequence genomic window carries:
- the LOC103481239 gene encoding troponin T, slow skeletal muscle isoform X4 — protein MSFPEEHGHQEDDEEEQGEGEERPRYKPLVTQLAAPKIPEGERVDFDDIHRKRMEKDLLELQTLIDVHFEQRKKEEEELVGLKDRIERRRAERAEQQRVRAEKERDRQTRIAEERQRKEDEEAKKRADDEAKKKKVLSNMGAHFGGFLAKEEQRRGKRQTAREIKKKTLAERRKPLSIESLKEDGLRERAKEMWEWIYQLESEKFELTEKMKKQKYEINVLLNRIQHAQKFKKSHGKGKVGGRWK, from the exons AAGAACGCCCCAGATACAA GCCATTGGTCACACAACTCGCAGCGCCAAAAATCCCAGAAGGAGAGAGGGTTGACTTTGAC GATATCCACAGGAAGAGGATGGAGAAGGATCTGCTGGAGCTGCAAACTCTGATTGATGTTCACTTTGAGCAGCggaagaaggaggaagaggagctggtTGGACTCAAAGACAGAATT GAGAgaaggagagcagagagagcTGAGCAGCAGCGTGTGAGGGCTGAAAAAGAGCGAGACAGACAGACACGGATTGCa GAAGAACGACAGAGGAAAGAGGACGAGGAAGCGAAGAAGAGAGCGGACGATGAggccaagaagaagaaagtgctcTCCAACATGGGCGCTCATTTTGGAGGATTCCTTGCAAAG GAAGAACAAAGAAGAGGCAAGAGACAAACGGCAAGAGAgatcaagaaaaaaactctAGCGGAGAGACGGAAGCCGCTGAGTATTGAGAGCCTGAAGGAGGACGGCCTCAG AGAGAGAGCCAAGGAGATGTGGGAATGGATCTATCAGCTGGAATCAGAGAAGTTTGAGCTCACTGAAAAGATGAAGAAGCAGAAATATGAA atcaACGTCCTTCTGAACAGAATCCAACATGCCCAGAAATT TAAGAAAAGCCATGGGAAGGGGAAGGTTGGAGGCCGATGGAAGTGA
- the LOC103481239 gene encoding troponin T, slow skeletal muscle isoform X2 translates to MSFPEEHGSHQEDDEEEQGEGEERPRYKPLVTQLAAPKIPEGERVDFDDIHRKRMEKDLLELQTLIDVHFEQRKKEEEELVGLKDRIERRRAERAEQQRVRAEKERDRQTRIAEERQRKEDEEAKKRADDEAKKKKVLSNMGAHFGGFLAKEEQRRGKRQTAREIKKKTLAERRKPLSIESLKEDGLRERAKEMWEWIYQLESEKFELTEKMKKQKYEINVLLNRIQHAQKFKKSHGKGKVGGRWK, encoded by the exons AAGAACGCCCCAGATACAA GCCATTGGTCACACAACTCGCAGCGCCAAAAATCCCAGAAGGAGAGAGGGTTGACTTTGAC GATATCCACAGGAAGAGGATGGAGAAGGATCTGCTGGAGCTGCAAACTCTGATTGATGTTCACTTTGAGCAGCggaagaaggaggaagaggagctggtTGGACTCAAAGACAGAATT GAGAgaaggagagcagagagagcTGAGCAGCAGCGTGTGAGGGCTGAAAAAGAGCGAGACAGACAGACACGGATTGCa GAAGAACGACAGAGGAAAGAGGACGAGGAAGCGAAGAAGAGAGCGGACGATGAggccaagaagaagaaagtgctcTCCAACATGGGCGCTCATTTTGGAGGATTCCTTGCAAAG GAAGAACAAAGAAGAGGCAAGAGACAAACGGCAAGAGAgatcaagaaaaaaactctAGCGGAGAGACGGAAGCCGCTGAGTATTGAGAGCCTGAAGGAGGACGGCCTCAG AGAGAGAGCCAAGGAGATGTGGGAATGGATCTATCAGCTGGAATCAGAGAAGTTTGAGCTCACTGAAAAGATGAAGAAGCAGAAATATGAA atcaACGTCCTTCTGAACAGAATCCAACATGCCCAGAAATT TAAGAAAAGCCATGGGAAGGGGAAGGTTGGAGGCCGATGGAAGTGA
- the LOC103481239 gene encoding troponin T, slow skeletal muscle isoform X5 has protein sequence MSFPEEHGHQEDDEEEQGEGERPRYKPLVTQLAAPKIPEGERVDFDDIHRKRMEKDLLELQTLIDVHFEQRKKEEEELVGLKDRIERRRAERAEQQRVRAEKERDRQTRIAEERQRKEDEEAKKRADDEAKKKKVLSNMGAHFGGFLAKEEQRRGKRQTAREIKKKTLAERRKPLSIESLKEDGLRERAKEMWEWIYQLESEKFELTEKMKKQKYEINVLLNRIQHAQKFKKSHGKGKVGGRWK, from the exons AACGCCCCAGATACAA GCCATTGGTCACACAACTCGCAGCGCCAAAAATCCCAGAAGGAGAGAGGGTTGACTTTGAC GATATCCACAGGAAGAGGATGGAGAAGGATCTGCTGGAGCTGCAAACTCTGATTGATGTTCACTTTGAGCAGCggaagaaggaggaagaggagctggtTGGACTCAAAGACAGAATT GAGAgaaggagagcagagagagcTGAGCAGCAGCGTGTGAGGGCTGAAAAAGAGCGAGACAGACAGACACGGATTGCa GAAGAACGACAGAGGAAAGAGGACGAGGAAGCGAAGAAGAGAGCGGACGATGAggccaagaagaagaaagtgctcTCCAACATGGGCGCTCATTTTGGAGGATTCCTTGCAAAG GAAGAACAAAGAAGAGGCAAGAGACAAACGGCAAGAGAgatcaagaaaaaaactctAGCGGAGAGACGGAAGCCGCTGAGTATTGAGAGCCTGAAGGAGGACGGCCTCAG AGAGAGAGCCAAGGAGATGTGGGAATGGATCTATCAGCTGGAATCAGAGAAGTTTGAGCTCACTGAAAAGATGAAGAAGCAGAAATATGAA atcaACGTCCTTCTGAACAGAATCCAACATGCCCAGAAATT TAAGAAAAGCCATGGGAAGGGGAAGGTTGGAGGCCGATGGAAGTGA
- the LOC103481239 gene encoding troponin T, slow skeletal muscle isoform X3, translating to MSFPEEHGSHQEDDEEEQGEGERPRYKPLVTQLAAPKIPEGERVDFDDIHRKRMEKDLLELQTLIDVHFEQRKKEEEELVGLKDRIERRRAERAEQQRVRAEKERDRQTRIAEERQRKEDEEAKKRADDEAKKKKVLSNMGAHFGGFLAKEEQRRGKRQTAREIKKKTLAERRKPLSIESLKEDGLRERAKEMWEWIYQLESEKFELTEKMKKQKYEINVLLNRIQHAQKFKKSHGKGKVGGRWK from the exons AACGCCCCAGATACAA GCCATTGGTCACACAACTCGCAGCGCCAAAAATCCCAGAAGGAGAGAGGGTTGACTTTGAC GATATCCACAGGAAGAGGATGGAGAAGGATCTGCTGGAGCTGCAAACTCTGATTGATGTTCACTTTGAGCAGCggaagaaggaggaagaggagctggtTGGACTCAAAGACAGAATT GAGAgaaggagagcagagagagcTGAGCAGCAGCGTGTGAGGGCTGAAAAAGAGCGAGACAGACAGACACGGATTGCa GAAGAACGACAGAGGAAAGAGGACGAGGAAGCGAAGAAGAGAGCGGACGATGAggccaagaagaagaaagtgctcTCCAACATGGGCGCTCATTTTGGAGGATTCCTTGCAAAG GAAGAACAAAGAAGAGGCAAGAGACAAACGGCAAGAGAgatcaagaaaaaaactctAGCGGAGAGACGGAAGCCGCTGAGTATTGAGAGCCTGAAGGAGGACGGCCTCAG AGAGAGAGCCAAGGAGATGTGGGAATGGATCTATCAGCTGGAATCAGAGAAGTTTGAGCTCACTGAAAAGATGAAGAAGCAGAAATATGAA atcaACGTCCTTCTGAACAGAATCCAACATGCCCAGAAATT TAAGAAAAGCCATGGGAAGGGGAAGGTTGGAGGCCGATGGAAGTGA
- the LOC103481239 gene encoding troponin T, slow skeletal muscle isoform X1, whose amino-acid sequence MVSFIKTNPTHYFCCCSGBHVEEERPRYKPLVTQLAAPKIPEGERVDFDDIHRKRMEKDLLELQTLIDVHFEQRKKEEEELVGLKDRIERRRAERAEQQRVRAEKERDRQTRIAEERQRKEDEEAKKRADDEAKKKKVLSNMGAHFGGFLAKEEQRRGKRQTAREIKKKTLAERRKPLSIESLKEDGLRERAKEMWEWIYQLESEKFELTEKMKKQKYEINVLLNRIQHAQKFKKSHGKGKVGGRWK is encoded by the exons ATGGTGAgtttcatcaaaacaaacccaactcattatttctgctgctgttctggcRACCATGTCGAAGAAGAACGCCCCAGATACAA GCCATTGGTCACACAACTCGCAGCGCCAAAAATCCCAGAAGGAGAGAGGGTTGACTTTGAC GATATCCACAGGAAGAGGATGGAGAAGGATCTGCTGGAGCTGCAAACTCTGATTGATGTTCACTTTGAGCAGCggaagaaggaggaagaggagctggtTGGACTCAAAGACAGAATT GAGAgaaggagagcagagagagcTGAGCAGCAGCGTGTGAGGGCTGAAAAAGAGCGAGACAGACAGACACGGATTGCa GAAGAACGACAGAGGAAAGAGGACGAGGAAGCGAAGAAGAGAGCGGACGATGAggccaagaagaagaaagtgctcTCCAACATGGGCGCTCATTTTGGAGGATTCCTTGCAAAG GAAGAACAAAGAAGAGGCAAGAGACAAACGGCAAGAGAgatcaagaaaaaaactctAGCGGAGAGACGGAAGCCGCTGAGTATTGAGAGCCTGAAGGAGGACGGCCTCAG AGAGAGAGCCAAGGAGATGTGGGAATGGATCTATCAGCTGGAATCAGAGAAGTTTGAGCTCACTGAAAAGATGAAGAAGCAGAAATATGAA atcaACGTCCTTCTGAACAGAATCCAACATGCCCAGAAATT TAAGAAAAGCCATGGGAAGGGGAAGGTTGGAGGCCGATGGAAGTGA
- the LOC103481239 gene encoding troponin T, slow skeletal muscle isoform X6, with product MVSFIKTNPTHYFCCCSGBHVEEERPRYKPLVTQLAAPKIPEGERVDFDDIHRKRMEKDLLELQTLIDVHFEQRKKEEEELVGLKDRIERRRAERAEQQRVRAEKERDRQTRIAEERQRKEDEEAKKRADDEAKKKKVLSNMGAHFGGFLAKEEQRRGKRQTAREIKKKTLAERRKPLSIESLKEDGLRERAKEMWEWIYQLESEKFELTEKMKKQKYE from the exons ATGGTGAgtttcatcaaaacaaacccaactcattatttctgctgctgttctggcRACCATGTCGAAGAAGAACGCCCCAGATACAA GCCATTGGTCACACAACTCGCAGCGCCAAAAATCCCAGAAGGAGAGAGGGTTGACTTTGAC GATATCCACAGGAAGAGGATGGAGAAGGATCTGCTGGAGCTGCAAACTCTGATTGATGTTCACTTTGAGCAGCggaagaaggaggaagaggagctggtTGGACTCAAAGACAGAATT GAGAgaaggagagcagagagagcTGAGCAGCAGCGTGTGAGGGCTGAAAAAGAGCGAGACAGACAGACACGGATTGCa GAAGAACGACAGAGGAAAGAGGACGAGGAAGCGAAGAAGAGAGCGGACGATGAggccaagaagaagaaagtgctcTCCAACATGGGCGCTCATTTTGGAGGATTCCTTGCAAAG GAAGAACAAAGAAGAGGCAAGAGACAAACGGCAAGAGAgatcaagaaaaaaactctAGCGGAGAGACGGAAGCCGCTGAGTATTGAGAGCCTGAAGGAGGACGGCCTCAG AGAGAGAGCCAAGGAGATGTGGGAATGGATCTATCAGCTGGAATCAGAGAAGTTTGAGCTCACTGAAAAGATGAAGAAGCAGAAATATGAA TAA